Proteins encoded in a region of the Sphingomonas sp. HMP9 genome:
- a CDS encoding class I SAM-dependent methyltransferase gives MSEARDHGTSGDVSDTVSENSAPEIFDRAARRVRRNRAAPDYAEHDFLRATMLDGIAERLDAVTRDFTDILDLGCFDGAFTPPPGARVARCDAGFAFAARANGVQADEDRLPFADASFDLVVSAGVLDQVNDLPGALALVRRVLRPDGLFLGAFVGAGSLPALRSALRAAESERPAARLHPQIDVRSAGDLLMRAGFALPVADVETLDVGYRDLGRLFGDLRGMAAGNILAQRQPLVSGALGRTIAAFASAADDRGRTHETFQIVFLTGWSPDPSQPKPARRGSATASLGDALRR, from the coding sequence TTGTCGGAGGCGCGCGACCACGGCACAAGCGGAGACGTGTCCGATACCGTTTCAGAAAACTCCGCCCCCGAGATCTTCGACCGTGCCGCGCGCCGTGTCCGCCGGAACCGTGCTGCACCGGACTATGCCGAGCATGATTTCCTCCGCGCGACTATGCTCGACGGAATTGCTGAGCGGCTCGATGCCGTTACGCGAGACTTTACCGACATCCTCGATCTCGGCTGTTTCGACGGCGCTTTCACCCCTCCGCCGGGCGCCCGCGTGGCGCGATGCGATGCAGGGTTCGCGTTTGCCGCGCGCGCGAACGGTGTACAGGCAGACGAGGACCGCCTCCCCTTCGCCGATGCCTCGTTCGACCTTGTGGTGAGCGCCGGCGTGCTCGATCAGGTCAACGACCTGCCCGGCGCATTGGCGCTTGTCCGCCGCGTGCTTCGTCCCGACGGCCTGTTTCTTGGCGCGTTCGTGGGCGCGGGGAGCTTGCCGGCCCTTCGTAGCGCGCTGAGGGCCGCGGAAAGCGAGCGCCCCGCGGCCCGGCTTCATCCGCAGATCGACGTTCGCTCCGCCGGCGACCTGCTCATGCGTGCCGGGTTCGCTCTGCCCGTGGCCGATGTCGAGACGCTGGACGTCGGGTACCGCGATCTCGGTCGGCTGTTCGGCGATCTGCGCGGAATGGCGGCTGGCAACATCCTCGCGCAGCGCCAGCCCCTCGTGTCGGGCGCGCTGGGTCGGACCATAGCTGCGTTCGCCAGCGCGGCCGACGACCGCGGCCGCACGCACGAGACGTTCCAGATCGTCTTCCTGACCGGCTGGTCACCCGATCCTTCGCAACCAAAACCAGCACGGCGCGGTAGCGCGACCGCATCGCTCGGCGACGCCCTACGGCGCTAA
- a CDS encoding response regulator produces the protein MNVLFIEDDRMNRRVVKDMLDVAGVAMVEAESAERGLEIIDEQEFAIILVDLRMPGMDGITAIEHIRARGDAKAKVPIIVVTADIAPDLRERCLAAGADDVIFKPVAMDSLFESMGAILARGIAGEGMIG, from the coding sequence ATGAACGTTTTGTTCATCGAGGACGACCGGATGAACCGCCGTGTCGTCAAGGATATGCTCGATGTCGCAGGTGTGGCGATGGTCGAAGCGGAGAGTGCGGAACGCGGGCTCGAGATCATCGACGAACAGGAGTTTGCGATCATACTCGTCGATCTGCGGATGCCCGGCATGGACGGGATCACTGCAATCGAACACATCCGCGCGCGGGGCGACGCGAAGGCGAAGGTCCCGATCATCGTCGTCACCGCGGATATAGCGCCGGACCTGCGCGAACGCTGTCTGGCGGCGGGCGCGGACGACGTGATTTTCAAGCCGGTCGCGATGGACTCACTCTTCGAATCGATGGGCGCGATCCTCGCCCGCGGTATCGCGGGCGAGGGCATGATCGGCTAA